In Odocoileus virginianus isolate 20LAN1187 ecotype Illinois chromosome 5, Ovbor_1.2, whole genome shotgun sequence, a single window of DNA contains:
- the TSACC gene encoding TSSK6-activating co-chaperone protein: protein MEQLPSHPANRRAKEEGNTVPLCRAKPSPSFINLQASSSPVTFLKILPTKLPSGIDHKPKECLGLLECMYANLQLQTQLAQQQMAILENLQASMTELAPGKESKNSSLPALSRNLLLNHLPQFSK, encoded by the exons ATGGAGCAGCTTCCTAGTCATCCTGCTAACAGAAGAG CCAAAGAGGAGGGTAATACTGTGCCTCTTTGTCGAGCCAAACCTTCCCCCAGCTTTATTAATCTTCAAGCAAGTTCCTCACCAGTCACTTTCCTGAAAATCCTGCCAACGAAGTTGCCATCAG GTATTGACCACAAGCCCAAGGAATGCCTAGGACTCCTAGAATGTATGTATGCCAATCTCCAGCTTCAGACCCAGCTTGCCCAACAACAGATGGCTATTTTGGAAAATTTACAAGCATCCATGACAGAACTGGCTCCTGGGAAAGAAAGCAAGAACTCTTCTCTCCCAGCCTTATCTCGCAATCTATTGTTAAATCACCTGCCCCAATTCAGTAAATGA